The following proteins are co-located in the Komagataeibacter sp. FNDCF1 genome:
- a CDS encoding Lrp/AsnC family transcriptional regulator has protein sequence MAHKMDNIDRSILRALQKNAGLSQRELADRVGLSQNACWRRLNILRENGLLGSHTLRLDPASLGLGLTVFVMIRTRHHSREWLEQFHQVVTAIPNVIDFYRVAGDYDYMLKIITQDMAAFDDVYRGLISRVELDTVTSYMAMETIAANRDLPV, from the coding sequence ATGGCTCATAAAATGGATAATATTGATCGCTCCATATTGCGCGCCCTGCAAAAGAACGCCGGCCTGTCGCAGCGCGAACTGGCGGACAGGGTGGGGCTGTCACAGAATGCCTGCTGGCGTCGGCTCAATATCCTGCGTGAAAATGGCCTGCTGGGCAGCCATACACTGCGGCTGGATCCCGCCAGCCTCGGGCTGGGGCTGACGGTGTTTGTCATGATCCGTACGCGCCACCATTCACGCGAATGGCTGGAGCAGTTTCATCAGGTGGTGACAGCCATACCGAATGTCATCGATTTCTATCGCGTGGCAGGGGATTACGATTACATGCTCAAGATCATTACACAGGACATGGCGGCGTTCGATGATGTCTATCGGGGGCTGATCAGCCGGGTGGAGCTGGATACCGTGACATCCTACATGGCGATGGAAACGATTGCCGCCAATCGTGACCTGCCTGTCTGA
- a CDS encoding DUF885 family protein gives MPFRNDVIPAAQAADPRLVSLFSDWRALVIPERRDGAPDFGATALKHKRQGLKQLRRRLAALDHAGWTTGDDIDARLIEAEMNGLDFDLRVRRPWARDPGYYATVVAEESDVPAHEGPLAETIDLFRYSYPLSPADARGLAARLAGVPVMLDRARGLLARSNAADLWRYGDREFLRQRKDLQALLDGTLMMRTLEGEKHATLEGAGPEIRHAAEQALAATSDFATWIALQAPHKTGPSGVGIKNYDWYMKNVQLVPYTWDEQVVLLRRELERAQASLRLEELHDRALPPLEPIENPAAYRQFAVRKMQQLTDFIIKAGFVPDQPYYRAAMMAQTLGYTPPDQRNFFLKITALDPWPLYSHDIHWTELARIRDDPNSDPIRRGAPLFNIYAARSEGYATAFEEIVMQAGLYDHDPRGRELVWIMLANRAARGLASLYVQANRIDLATAGKMHATWTPRGYSDPNNALVGFEQLLYLRQPGYGTSYVTGKLQLDQLIARRAHEAELAGRPFDLPATMADMAGVGIVPWSLVEEALLPPAAPGSAP, from the coding sequence TTGCCATTTCGTAATGATGTGATTCCGGCCGCGCAGGCGGCTGATCCCCGTCTTGTCAGCCTGTTCAGCGACTGGCGCGCTCTGGTCATTCCCGAACGGCGTGACGGTGCACCTGATTTCGGTGCCACGGCCCTGAAGCACAAGAGGCAGGGCCTGAAGCAGTTGCGCAGGCGACTGGCCGCGCTGGACCATGCAGGCTGGACCACGGGGGACGATATTGATGCCCGCCTGATCGAAGCCGAAATGAATGGCCTTGATTTCGACCTGCGCGTGCGCAGGCCCTGGGCACGGGATCCGGGCTATTACGCGACCGTTGTGGCGGAAGAAAGTGATGTCCCGGCGCATGAAGGCCCATTGGCCGAAACAATAGACCTGTTTCGTTACAGCTATCCCCTTTCCCCGGCGGATGCGCGGGGTCTTGCGGCACGGCTGGCAGGCGTGCCGGTCATGCTTGATCGCGCGCGCGGGCTGCTGGCCCGCAGCAATGCCGCCGATCTGTGGCGCTATGGGGACCGCGAATTCTTGCGGCAGAGAAAGGACCTGCAGGCATTGCTGGACGGTACGCTCATGATGCGTACGCTGGAGGGTGAAAAACACGCGACACTGGAGGGGGCAGGCCCCGAAATACGCCATGCGGCCGAGCAGGCGCTGGCAGCCACCAGTGATTTTGCAACCTGGATTGCCCTGCAGGCACCCCACAAGACCGGGCCATCGGGGGTGGGCATAAAAAATTATGACTGGTACATGAAAAACGTGCAGCTTGTTCCCTATACATGGGATGAGCAGGTCGTGCTCCTGCGGCGTGAACTGGAACGGGCACAGGCCTCCCTGCGGCTGGAGGAACTGCATGACCGCGCGCTTCCCCCGCTTGAACCGATCGAGAATCCCGCGGCCTACCGCCAGTTCGCGGTCAGGAAGATGCAGCAGCTGACGGATTTCATTATCAAGGCCGGTTTCGTGCCGGACCAGCCTTATTATCGTGCCGCCATGATGGCGCAGACCCTGGGTTACACGCCCCCGGACCAGCGCAATTTCTTCCTTAAGATAACGGCGCTGGACCCGTGGCCGCTTTATTCGCATGATATCCACTGGACGGAACTGGCGCGGATCAGGGACGACCCTAATTCCGACCCCATCCGCCGTGGCGCGCCGCTGTTCAATATCTACGCCGCACGGTCAGAGGGATATGCCACCGCGTTTGAAGAGATCGTGATGCAGGCGGGTCTGTATGATCATGATCCCCGGGGGCGGGAACTGGTCTGGATCATGCTGGCCAACCGGGCTGCGCGGGGGCTTGCCTCCCTTTACGTGCAGGCGAACCGGATCGATCTGGCCACGGCGGGCAAGATGCATGCGACATGGACCCCACGAGGTTATTCGGACCCCAATAATGCCCTTGTGGGTTTCGAGCAGCTTCTCTATCTGCGCCAGCCGGGATATGGAACCAGTTACGTGACGGGCAAGCTGCAGCTGGACCAGCTGATTGCCCGCCGCGCGCATGAAGCCGAACTGGCGGGCCGTCCGTTTGACCTGCCCGCCACGATGGCGGACATGGCGGGCGTAGGCATCGTGCCATGGTCGCTGGTCGAGGAAGCGCTGCTTCCCCCGGCGGCTCCGGGATCAGCCCCATGA
- a CDS encoding family 1 encapsulin nanocompartment shell protein yields MNNLHRHLAPVSAAAWAEIENEATRTIRRHLAGRRVVDTSEPKGTAFAGVGSGRATPIDAPQDGIRAVRREVLPLVELRVPFTLSREEIDAVERGSLDSDWQPVKDAAKKIAFAEDRTIFNGYAAAGMRGLLQGTSNTHFKLPATARDYPHVMADALNALRLAGVNGPYSIVLGAQAYLALSGGDDDGYPVRKHIESMIDGNIIWAPAIEGAFVVSMRGGDLALDIGQDFSIGYLGHTADTVELYLQESFVFRVLTGEAVVAIG; encoded by the coding sequence ATGAACAATCTTCACAGACATCTGGCCCCCGTTTCCGCCGCGGCCTGGGCGGAAATTGAAAATGAGGCCACGCGCACCATCCGCCGCCATCTGGCGGGTCGGCGCGTGGTTGATACTTCGGAGCCAAAGGGCACGGCCTTCGCCGGGGTCGGTTCCGGTCGTGCCACCCCCATCGATGCCCCCCAGGATGGCATTCGTGCGGTCCGCCGTGAGGTGCTGCCGCTGGTTGAACTGCGCGTTCCCTTCACCCTGTCGCGTGAGGAAATCGATGCCGTTGAACGGGGATCCCTTGATTCCGACTGGCAACCGGTCAAGGACGCTGCAAAAAAGATCGCCTTTGCAGAAGACCGGACCATCTTCAACGGTTATGCTGCGGCAGGCATGCGCGGGCTTTTACAGGGAACGTCCAACACGCATTTCAAGCTGCCCGCCACGGCCAGGGATTACCCCCATGTCATGGCCGATGCCCTCAATGCGCTGCGCCTGGCGGGTGTAAACGGCCCCTATTCCATCGTGCTGGGGGCACAGGCCTATCTGGCCCTGAGCGGAGGGGACGATGATGGCTATCCGGTCCGCAAGCATATCGAAAGCATGATTGACGGAAACATCATATGGGCGCCCGCAATCGAGGGCGCATTTGTCGTATCCATGCGCGGCGGTGATCTTGCCCTTGATATCGGGCAGGATTTCTCGATCGGCTATCTGGGGCATACAGCCGATACGGTAGAACTTTACCTGCAGGAAAGCTTCGTGTTCCGCGTCCTGACTGGTGAGGCCGTGGTCGCCATTGGCTGA
- a CDS encoding transporter encodes MLYLTIPSTVISFVPEVHAADVTLGIIGPHEYDLPVDFKPFNVLVQYGDGNAAGHSYNSLGQRRPTGGSHTWSGMTKYVHFRSFDAIPHVGFAFELIQTESYSLADGTNYGGLGPTIVGPAAWFKPNRHSTFGIQTFMQTAVGTREATSPNYWSNISSFIFDYEWKYFSFDGDAGTVAGAARHVKGGHAYSPGVVFYTNLRFSWKATRLFEPFFALDWQNVKGTYDRTAGQYLDDSNSREITLGAGAMFNISQHLSFTTRYSHSVDGRNVPESNAYYVKFVYLW; translated from the coding sequence ATGCTGTATCTCACCATTCCATCCACAGTAATTTCCTTCGTTCCAGAAGTCCATGCGGCGGATGTGACCCTGGGAATCATCGGGCCGCATGAATATGACCTGCCGGTTGATTTCAAGCCGTTCAATGTGCTTGTGCAGTACGGGGATGGTAATGCCGCCGGACATTCCTATAACAGCCTGGGGCAGCGCAGGCCAACCGGGGGCAGCCATACCTGGTCCGGCATGACGAAATATGTCCATTTTCGCAGTTTTGATGCCATTCCCCATGTAGGCTTTGCCTTTGAACTGATCCAGACAGAAAGCTACAGCCTGGCGGACGGCACGAATTACGGTGGTCTTGGCCCGACCATTGTCGGACCTGCCGCATGGTTCAAACCCAACAGACACAGTACGTTCGGTATCCAGACCTTCATGCAGACAGCGGTGGGCACACGCGAGGCAACATCACCTAATTACTGGTCGAACATCTCCAGCTTCATCTTTGATTATGAATGGAAGTATTTCAGCTTTGATGGTGATGCCGGCACCGTGGCGGGGGCCGCCAGGCATGTAAAGGGTGGCCATGCCTATTCACCGGGCGTGGTATTCTATACCAACCTGCGCTTCAGCTGGAAGGCAACCCGTCTGTTCGAGCCCTTTTTCGCTCTGGACTGGCAGAACGTGAAAGGTACGTATGACCGCACCGCAGGCCAGTATCTGGATGACTCAAACAGTCGTGAGATCACCCTGGGGGCGGGCGCCATGTTCAACATCTCGCAGCATTTGTCCTTCACCACGCGGTATTCGCATTCCGTCGACGGGCGCAATGTGCCCGAAAGCAATGCCTATTATGTGAAATTCGTCTATCTGTGGTAG
- a CDS encoding fructose bisphosphate aldolase: protein MSIAQMKENMSGNAGFIAALDQSGGSTPGALRHYGIPDSAYSNDAEMFALMHQMRVRVMTAPAFTGKRIIAAILFEQTMNGMVENVPTPTYLWKERGVVPFLKVDKGLEAEAGGVQLMKPIPGLDMLLEHAVKLGIYGTKARSVIRLPEQAGVAAIVKQQFDLAQQIAGQGLVPILEPEVLIKSPDKAGAEALLHQELRRGLDALPGEYQVMIKVSIPEKPDLYLDLVNHPRVQRVVALSGGYPRDEACRRLAANHGMIASFSRALLEELRYQMTDEQFNEALAASIEEIYKASSQKV from the coding sequence ATGTCGATTGCCCAGATGAAGGAAAACATGTCCGGAAACGCCGGATTCATTGCGGCGCTGGACCAGAGCGGCGGATCGACCCCCGGCGCGCTCAGGCATTATGGAATTCCCGATTCAGCCTACAGCAACGATGCCGAGATGTTCGCGCTCATGCATCAGATGCGTGTCAGGGTCATGACCGCGCCTGCATTTACTGGCAAAAGGATCATTGCCGCCATCCTGTTTGAACAGACGATGAACGGCATGGTCGAGAACGTTCCGACCCCGACCTATCTGTGGAAGGAACGTGGGGTCGTGCCCTTTCTGAAGGTTGACAAGGGGCTGGAAGCCGAAGCGGGTGGCGTGCAGCTGATGAAGCCCATCCCCGGACTGGACATGCTGCTGGAGCATGCGGTCAAGCTGGGCATTTATGGCACCAAGGCCCGTTCCGTCATCCGCCTGCCGGAACAGGCAGGGGTTGCTGCCATCGTTAAACAGCAGTTCGATCTTGCACAGCAGATCGCAGGTCAAGGCCTTGTTCCCATTCTTGAGCCGGAAGTGCTGATCAAGAGCCCTGACAAGGCCGGGGCCGAAGCCCTGCTGCATCAGGAACTCAGGCGCGGGCTGGATGCGCTGCCCGGTGAATATCAGGTCATGATCAAGGTCAGCATTCCCGAAAAGCCCGACCTGTATCTTGATCTGGTCAATCACCCGCGGGTGCAGCGCGTGGTGGCGCTTTCCGGCGGGTATCCGCGCGATGAAGCGTGCAGGCGTCTGGCAGCCAACCATGGCATGATTGCCAGCTTCTCACGCGCACTGCTTGAAGAACTGCGTTACCAGATGACGGATGAGCAGTTCAATGAAGCGCTGGCAGCATCGATAGAGGAAATATACAAGGCATCATCACAAAAAGTGTGA
- a CDS encoding alpha/beta fold hydrolase: protein MLLNTIELGPENGDLSQPPVVFLHGLFGRARNFGFFQRRMAVTRRTLALDLRNHGKSPHGMMDYPTLAMDVHETLVAHSALPAMVIGHSMGGKTAMMLALLYPAAVQSLVVADIAPGEGGFAQSRQLARDLAALPLPGHLDRAGADAWLGQVIADRPVRELMLMNLDLGERPRWNIGLQEIVASMPAIIGWPDIAPGLHYDGPTLFIAGGQSRYIQPDNFPVMRRLFPHYRLDVIKDAGHWVHAQAPDAFLALVNDFATTTRGGA, encoded by the coding sequence ATGCTGCTTAATACGATCGAACTTGGCCCGGAAAATGGCGACCTGTCGCAGCCGCCTGTTGTCTTCCTGCATGGCCTTTTCGGGCGGGCGCGTAATTTCGGCTTTTTCCAGCGCCGCATGGCCGTGACCCGGCGCACCCTTGCGCTGGACCTGCGCAACCATGGCAAAAGCCCGCATGGCATGATGGATTACCCGACACTTGCCATGGATGTGCATGAAACCCTTGTGGCGCATTCTGCCCTTCCTGCCATGGTCATCGGCCATTCCATGGGGGGGAAAACCGCAATGATGCTGGCGCTGCTCTACCCGGCGGCCGTCCAGTCCCTGGTTGTGGCCGATATTGCGCCGGGGGAGGGCGGGTTTGCCCAGTCCCGGCAACTGGCGCGGGACCTCGCGGCCCTGCCGTTGCCCGGTCATCTTGACCGCGCCGGGGCGGATGCATGGCTGGGACAGGTCATTGCCGACAGGCCGGTGCGTGAGCTCATGCTGATGAATCTCGATCTGGGTGAACGACCGCGCTGGAATATCGGCCTTCAGGAGATCGTGGCCTCCATGCCTGCCATCATCGGCTGGCCGGACATCGCACCGGGCCTGCATTATGATGGTCCCACACTGTTCATCGCAGGCGGGCAGTCGCGCTATATCCAGCCCGACAATTTTCCGGTCATGCGCAGGCTTTTTCCCCATTACCGGCTTGATGTCATCAAGGATGCCGGACACTGGGTGCATGCCCAGGCCCCCGATGCGTTTCTGGCGCTGGTAAACGATTTCGCCACGACGACGCGTGGCGGGGCATGA
- the tmpT gene encoding thiopurine S-methyltransferase, with product MHDTFWHTRWQRNEIGFHELQPNALLVRHFPALCLPRGARVFVPLCGKSLDIHWLLAQGCQVVGCELSPIAVEQLFAELDLKPHVVTEGRMQRHEAGGLCVFVGDIFDLHPSETGSVDAVYDRAAMIALPAPVRAAYAAHLAALTHVAPQLLVCVEYDQSCRAGPPFSVDAAEVRQLYGKSFIPACVERVAVPGGLKGTCPATEAVWLLRPA from the coding sequence ATGCACGACACCTTCTGGCATACCAGGTGGCAGCGTAATGAAATTGGCTTTCACGAATTACAGCCCAATGCACTGCTTGTCCGCCATTTCCCCGCACTCTGCCTGCCACGGGGCGCGCGGGTGTTTGTGCCGCTCTGCGGGAAAAGCCTCGATATCCACTGGCTGCTGGCACAGGGTTGCCAGGTCGTGGGGTGTGAACTCAGCCCCATCGCCGTAGAACAGCTTTTTGCCGAACTGGACCTGAAGCCTCACGTCGTGACAGAGGGCAGGATGCAGCGCCATGAGGCTGGCGGGCTGTGTGTATTCGTGGGCGACATATTCGACCTGCACCCGAGCGAAACGGGCAGCGTCGATGCCGTATACGACCGCGCCGCAATGATCGCGCTGCCTGCACCGGTGCGGGCCGCCTATGCCGCGCATCTGGCCGCCCTTACCCATGTAGCCCCGCAGTTGCTGGTCTGTGTGGAATATGACCAGTCCTGCCGGGCCGGGCCGCCCTTCAGTGTTGATGCGGCCGAGGTCAGGCAGCTTTACGGCAAGAGCTTCATCCCGGCCTGCGTTGAAAGGGTGGCGGTCCCGGGCGGGCTGAAGGGCACATGCCCGGCGACGGAAGCGGTATGGCTGCTGCGCCCGGCCTGA
- a CDS encoding DMT family transporter, with translation MKWTFLTSGMMLAFAAFSSFSISDACSKLLAGQLDPFEVAFSGGAFGFLIIPFIRRPDESYMDIFSPQRPLMWGVRAMATFAATAASVEAFMLLPMPEALSLMFLMPLFVTILSVTLLREKVSAWSWLSVILGFMGVLIVLRPGMRALQFGHLCALVAAIASAVGVIAYRLAGDDTPRLSLFGSSLFGPLVGDGVLMLAHAHWPHGVRTWVFLFGYGFLAALGQLLMMMATARAPANRVALPQYSQMIWAVAFSYFLFHQPLDGWTFVGIVVVTLSGMLGWLHQRIHYERLALEARRAARRHPIQYSPRAG, from the coding sequence ATGAAATGGACCTTTCTTACATCAGGCATGATGCTCGCATTTGCGGCATTTTCATCATTTTCGATCAGTGATGCCTGTTCAAAGCTTCTTGCCGGGCAGCTCGACCCGTTCGAGGTCGCATTTTCCGGTGGTGCCTTCGGTTTTCTGATCATTCCGTTCATCCGCAGGCCAGATGAATCCTATATGGATATCTTTTCCCCCCAACGTCCGCTGATGTGGGGGGTGCGGGCCATGGCCACCTTTGCGGCCACGGCCGCCAGCGTCGAAGCCTTCATGCTCCTGCCCATGCCTGAAGCGCTTTCGCTCATGTTCCTCATGCCGCTGTTCGTCACCATACTTTCCGTAACCCTGCTGAGAGAGAAAGTGTCGGCCTGGTCTTGGCTGTCCGTCATCCTCGGTTTCATGGGGGTACTGATTGTCCTGCGGCCGGGCATGCGGGCGCTGCAGTTCGGGCATCTGTGTGCCCTTGTTGCGGCAATCGCAAGTGCGGTGGGGGTGATTGCCTACCGGCTTGCCGGTGATGATACGCCCCGGCTTTCCCTGTTCGGCTCCAGCCTGTTCGGTCCACTGGTCGGGGATGGTGTGCTCATGCTCGCGCATGCCCACTGGCCGCATGGTGTCAGGACATGGGTGTTCCTGTTCGGATACGGTTTCCTGGCGGCGCTGGGGCAGCTGCTCATGATGATGGCAACCGCCCGCGCCCCGGCCAACCGGGTTGCCCTGCCGCAATACAGCCAGATGATCTGGGCCGTGGCCTTCAGCTATTTCCTTTTTCACCAGCCGTTGGATGGCTGGACCTTTGTCGGTATTGTCGTGGTGACCCTGTCAGGCATGCTGGGCTGGCTGCACCAGCGCATCCATTACGAACGTCTGGCGCTGGAGGCGCGGCGCGCGGCAAGACGGCACCCGATCCAGTACAGTCCCCGGGCGGGATGA
- a CDS encoding aspartate ammonia-lyase produces the protein MTDMSARVSPATIPQPDNPHAPPRHGTGKPAQPGRTERDMLGEVTLPAGALWGVHTQRACENFPISGTPIGAFAELVDALVMVKRAAARANRDLGYLDAQRAQAIDAACGRILGNPAYRAHFVVDAMQGGAGTSTNMNANEVIANVALEVLGEPAGTYAVIHPNDHVNMAQSTNDVYPTALRVGIWLATGPLVEALEKLADALGEKADEFASILKVGRTQLRDAVPMTLGQEFHAFQTMIRTEIRSLKEQVHAFGQINLGGTAIGTGLNTDPRYAPVAVAHLQELTGLPVACAPDLIEATSDVGVFVLFSGVLKRLALKLSKMSSDLRLLSSGPRAGLGEITLPAVQAGSSIMPGKVNPVIPEVVNQVAYLVAGHDMTISMCADGGQLQLNPFEPMIAYCLFSSIRTLRAAVGTLSTRCIAGITADAKQCQHLSDINIGIVTALVPVLGYDKCSAIAKRALAEQRKVIDLIVEENYLSREELATLLRPDALTRPNLHGPLG, from the coding sequence ATGACCGATATGTCCGCCCGCGTTTCCCCCGCCACGATACCACAGCCCGATAATCCGCATGCCCCCCCACGGCACGGGACGGGAAAGCCGGCCCAGCCCGGTCGCACGGAGCGTGACATGCTGGGTGAGGTCACCCTGCCCGCCGGGGCATTGTGGGGCGTTCACACCCAGCGCGCGTGTGAGAATTTTCCCATAAGCGGCACCCCGATCGGCGCATTCGCGGAACTGGTTGACGCACTGGTCATGGTCAAGCGCGCGGCGGCGCGGGCCAACAGGGATCTGGGATACCTGGATGCACAACGCGCGCAAGCGATTGATGCCGCCTGCGGTCGCATACTGGGCAATCCTGCCTATCGCGCGCATTTTGTCGTTGATGCCATGCAGGGTGGGGCGGGTACGTCCACCAACATGAATGCCAATGAAGTCATTGCCAATGTCGCGCTGGAAGTATTGGGAGAGCCCGCCGGCACCTATGCCGTCATTCACCCCAATGACCATGTCAACATGGCGCAGTCGACCAATGATGTCTATCCGACCGCGCTCAGGGTCGGAATATGGCTTGCCACCGGTCCTCTGGTGGAGGCGCTCGAGAAGCTGGCGGACGCCCTGGGTGAAAAAGCGGATGAATTCGCTTCCATTCTCAAGGTGGGGCGCACGCAGTTGCGCGATGCCGTTCCCATGACGCTGGGCCAGGAATTCCACGCATTCCAGACCATGATCAGGACCGAGATCAGGAGCCTGAAGGAGCAGGTGCATGCCTTTGGCCAGATCAACCTGGGGGGAACCGCAATCGGGACGGGGCTGAATACCGACCCGCGTTATGCACCGGTCGCGGTGGCGCATCTGCAGGAACTGACCGGGCTGCCCGTGGCCTGCGCGCCGGATCTGATCGAAGCGACGTCGGATGTTGGTGTTTTTGTCCTCTTTTCAGGCGTGCTGAAGCGGCTGGCGCTCAAGCTTTCCAAGATGTCGAGCGACCTGCGCCTGCTCTCCAGCGGACCGCGCGCGGGGCTGGGCGAAATCACGCTCCCGGCCGTCCAGGCCGGTTCTTCCATCATGCCGGGCAAGGTCAATCCGGTCATACCCGAAGTGGTCAACCAGGTGGCCTATCTTGTGGCGGGGCATGACATGACCATTTCCATGTGCGCCGATGGTGGGCAGCTGCAGCTGAACCCGTTTGAACCGATGATTGCCTACTGCCTGTTTTCGTCCATCAGGACATTGCGGGCCGCGGTCGGGACCCTGTCCACCCGCTGCATTGCGGGCATCACGGCGGATGCGAAGCAGTGCCAGCATCTGTCGGACATCAATATAGGTATTGTGACGGCGCTGGTACCCGTGCTTGGTTATGACAAATGCTCGGCCATCGCCAAACGCGCGCTGGCCGAACAGCGCAAGGTGATTGACCTGATTGTCGAGGAAAATTACCTGTCCCGCGAGGAACTGGCCACGCTGTTGCGCCCCGATGCCCTGACACGACCCAACCTGCATGGCCCGCTGGGCTGA
- a CDS encoding Dyp-type peroxidase produces the protein MATPQPVDTQPTQAAIFLIMTLDPDNAAAGTVRDLLGDLSSLQRAVGFRVPDGRLSCVTGIGSDAWNRLFAAPRPRELHPFVEINGVHHAPSTPGDLLFHIRATQMDLCFELATNIVSRLEGVAHVVDEVHGFKYFDARDLLGFVDGTENPTGQAARDATLIGAEDAPFAGGSYVIVQKYLHDLKKWDTIPTEVQEHIIGRRKVSDIELAEAAKPSYAHNVLTNIEENGQQLQIVRDNMPFGRVGSGEFGTYFIGYACSPTRIEQMLQNMFVGKPPGNYDRLLDVSTAVAGALFFIPTADFLDNAPDFEALPAQPARTDAPPPPEHDGTDRHDGSLGIGSLKKES, from the coding sequence TTGGCCACACCTCAACCCGTTGATACGCAACCGACCCAGGCCGCCATTTTCCTGATCATGACACTGGATCCGGACAACGCGGCTGCCGGAACCGTGCGGGATCTGCTGGGAGATCTCTCATCCCTTCAGCGTGCTGTCGGTTTCCGGGTGCCCGATGGTCGGCTGAGCTGCGTGACCGGCATAGGCTCGGATGCGTGGAACCGCCTGTTCGCCGCCCCCCGCCCGCGCGAACTCCATCCGTTTGTGGAAATCAATGGCGTCCATCATGCCCCCTCCACCCCGGGGGACCTGCTTTTCCATATCCGCGCGACACAGATGGATCTGTGCTTTGAACTGGCCACCAACATCGTCTCGCGGCTGGAGGGGGTCGCCCATGTTGTGGATGAGGTGCACGGGTTCAAGTATTTTGATGCACGTGACCTGCTGGGCTTCGTGGACGGTACTGAAAACCCGACCGGACAGGCCGCGCGCGACGCCACCCTTATCGGCGCGGAAGATGCACCCTTTGCGGGGGGCAGTTATGTCATAGTACAGAAATATCTGCATGACCTGAAGAAATGGGACACCATCCCCACCGAAGTGCAGGAACACATCATCGGCCGCCGGAAAGTATCCGACATCGAACTGGCCGAAGCCGCCAAGCCAAGCTATGCCCATAATGTACTGACCAATATTGAAGAAAACGGCCAGCAGCTTCAGATCGTACGCGACAACATGCCCTTCGGCAGGGTGGGCAGCGGTGAATTCGGCACATATTTCATCGGCTATGCCTGCTCGCCCACACGAATAGAGCAGATGCTGCAGAACATGTTTGTCGGCAAGCCGCCCGGTAATTACGACAGGCTGCTCGATGTCAGCACGGCGGTGGCCGGAGCCCTGTTCTTTATTCCCACGGCCGATTTCCTGGATAACGCGCCCGATTTTGAAGCCCTGCCAGCACAGCCCGCCCGGACGGACGCACCACCCCCGCCGGAACACGACGGCACAGACCGGCATGACGGGTCACTGGGGATCGGATCACTCAAGAAGGAATCCTGA